ACCTGGAGACGATCGAATCGGCGCTCTCGATATCGGAGACCGGCCACCTGGCTTTCGCCACGCTGCACACCAACTCGTGCGCGGAGACGATCAACCGAATTGTGGACGTCTTCCCGACCAATCAGCAGGAGCAGATTCGGGTGACGCTGTCGTTCACGCTGCAGGCCGTGGTGTCACAGGTTTTGATACCGAAAATCGGCGGCGGGCGGGTGCTCGCCATGGAAATCATGATTGCCACGCCGGCGGTCAGAGCGATCATCCGCGATGACAAGATCCATCAATTGTACTCGATGATCCAGTCCGGCCAAAAATACGGAATGAAGACGATGAATCAGTCGCTGGCCGAGCTGTACCAGGCCGGTAAGATTTCCATCAACGATGCCATGGGCACCAGCCACAACCAGCAGGAGCTGAGCGAAATGCTCTCGCGGCAGAAAGCGCCGGCCTACGCCTGAGGCGGCGTGCTGAGATCGGAATGAGAAAGGAATACTGATATGCCAGTTTTCGAGTACAAGGGCAAGACCCTGGCCGGGGCCGCAGTCCAGGGCACCATGAAGGCCAACACCCGCGCCGATCTGGAGCGAGTGCTGCGCCAGAACCGGATCATGGTGGTATCGATAAACAAAAAGGCCGCCGAGATCGATATCAAATTTGGCACCGGCATCAAGAGGGTCGAAATATCCCGCTTCACACGCCAGTTCTCGACCATGATTGGGGCCGGCCTGCCCATGGTGCAGTGTCTCGAAATCCTGGGCGCCCAGACCGAGAACAAGGAACTGGCGAAGGTAATCAACCAGGTCCGCGAGGCTGTACAGGGCGGCGCAACCCTCTCCGATGCGATGAAGCGGCATCCGAAAATATTCGATGAGCTCTACACCAACATGGTGGAGGCCGGTGAAGTCGGCGGAGCGCTCGATACCATCCTGGTCCGCCTTGCGGTCTACCGCGAAAAGGCCGACCAGCTCATTCGCAAGGTCAAAGGCGCCATGGTATACCCGAGCGTCGTTATGATTGTCGCCGCCCTGGTCACATTTGGTATGTTGACCTTTATCGTGCCGGTGTTCGCCAAGATGTTCGCCGGACTCGGTGCTGAGCTTCCCGAGCCCACCAAAGTGGTGCTGGCGATATCGCACTTCCTGAGTTCAAACATCCTATACCTGTTCTTTGGGTCGGTTGGTCTGCTGGCGGTGTTCCTTTATTGGAAACGCACCCCCAGCGGCGGTATGGCGGTGGACAAGGCTATGCTGCGGATTCCGGTCCTCGGTAATCTGGTCAGGAAATCGTCAGTGGCGCGTTTCACCCGCACACTGGCGACACTTCTGGCCTCAGGCGTTTCGATTCTGGAAGCCCTTGACATCACCGCCAAGACGGCGGGCAACAAAGTCGTGGCGCGGGCGATTAACCGCTCGGTCGTGGCCATCGCTGAGGGCGATACCATCACCGGACCGTTGAAGACGTCCGGCGTCTTCCCGCCAATGGTAATCCAGATGATCGGCGTCGGCGAAAAGACCGGCGGCCTGGACGAGATGTTGAACAAGATCGCCGACTTTTACGACGAGGAAGTAGACGCGGCCGTGAGCGCGCTGACCTCGGTGATCGAGCCGGTGATCATCGTGTTCATGGGCATTGTGATCGGCGGCATTATGATCGCGATGTATCTGCCGATGTTCGACATAATTGGAAAGTTCAACTGATCGCGTGGCGCTTTCGGTTGCGTTCAAGTAAGTGAGTCAGGCGGCCCGCCACGGCGGGCCGTTTGCCGTATATGGATAGTACTTCTGCGCCTCAAAGACTCGGCTTGTTTCTGCCGCTGCGACTGGCCACCTATGTGGTCCTGATCGCTATTGTCGTTGCCTGGATGCACTACCCCCGGTATCTGCACTTTCAGGTCATCCTCTACTCGTTCGTGACGTTGGCGTTCGCGATCAGTCTCGCGCTGGAGAAAAGGTCTCGTCTGACCCGGGTGACTCAGGTACTGATTGCTCTGCAGTTCCTGCTCGAAATCACGCTGGAGACCGGGATAATTTTCGTCACCGGCAATCTGCACTCGCCGTTTTCAGCCCTTTTTGTCCTTACTATCGTATCGGCGGCGCTGGCCTACCGCGTGGCCGGCACCCTGGTGGTGGCGTCAGTGGTGTCGGCCGCTTACGTTCTTGCCATCTGGCTTGGATTGAGTAACGTCGCCGGTCAGTTCAGTGTCAAGGTTTTCGAGACCATCTTCTCCTCGAACGATTTGGCGTTCTACGGTATCCTTCTGCACCTGCTCGTTTTCTATCTTACGGCATTCATATCCGGCTATCTGGCCGAACGGCTCAGTCACCAGGAGCGCCAGTTGCACGACGCTTCCAGCGCGCTCAAGCGGGCGCGGCTCGAAACGGATGACATCCTGCGGCACCTCAATTCCGGCCTGCTGACGGTCGATGCCGCCGGCCGCATCATATACTTCAACCGCGCGGCGGAACGGATTCTCGGCTACACCGAAGAAAACGTCAAGGGGATGCCCTGCACCGAGGTGTTCTCGGAGCGGATGCCGGAGCTGGCCGCCTGCCTGATGACCGGGGTACTATCGCGATCAAGCTACCCGCGGAGGGAGCTGGAAATTGTCGATACCAGCAACCGGCGTGTGCCGGTGGGGCTGTCCACCTCGATACTTACCGAGGACTTCGGCGAACTTCGCGGCGTGATCGCCATATTCTCGGACCTGACCGAGGCCAAGGAACTCGAGCAGAAAGTCCGCAACAGCGACCGACTGGCCGCAGTGGGCGAGCTTTCGGCCTCGATCGCTCACGAAATACGCAACCCCCTAGCGGCCATATCGGGGTCGGTTGAAGTCCTGCAAAAGGAGCTTCAGCTTGACGGAGAAAACCACCGGCTCATGGCCCTGATCACCAAGGAATCCCAGCGGCTCAATAAGATCCTCAGCGATTTCCTGACTTACGCCCGCATGGGGCGCCCCGCTTACAATAAAGTAGAACTCTGCCACGTGGTCGCCGACATCCGCGAGCTTTTGCGACGCCACGAGGCGGTGGCGGACAACATTACGCTTGGGTTCGAGACCGATGAATCGATCGCCTATGTTTTCGGCGATGAGGACCTGATCCGGCAACTGCTTATGAATCTGGCCATCAATGCCTGCGAGTCGTTTGATGGCCGTCCCGGGGATGTGACCTTTCGCCTGGAGCGCGGCCCGGGTGAAAATGTGATCCGCTTGAGCGTTGGCGACAACGGCCCCGGTATCGAACCGAGGCTGCAGGAGAAGATCTTCCAGCCATTTTACTCCACCAAGAAATCAGGAACCGGCCTGGGTCTTGCCATAGTCCATCGTATTTGCAATGCGCTGCGCTTGCGCCTCGACCTGGATAGCCTTCCCGGCGAAGGAACCACCTTTACGGTTTGGTTCAGCAGTTACACGCTGGGCCGTTCGATTGCGCCCGGCCTGACCCCTACCGATGAGCGCGCTTCAGTTGCGCCGTTCTAATCCATTTGGCCTTGATTTCGGCCCCCGGATGTATAAGTTGGAGTCTCGATTTTACCGGGAATGGAGTAACGAATGCGCGTTTGTGTTGGCCTCGGCCTGACGTTGGTGACTTGCAGCCTGATTTTCAGCGGTTGCGGGGGTCCGCCGCCGGTCGGATGGGACACTCTCGAGCGCCTCAATTACAACGTGGTCGAAGCCGAGCCGGGCCTTAGAATTCCGGCCAAGCACCTCTATGAGTTGATCTATTTCAGCCGCGTGTCCTCGGTCGGCGGGCCGGTCTCCGATTCTGTAATTCAGGCATTTCGGGACAGCGTGACAGTTGACACGTTGATCGGTCTGACCGTTGACGAATTCGAGCTCGGCAAGCACTGGTACCAGTACCGCGAATATCGTGACCGCACCAACGCCGCTCTGGAGCACCTGTTCTGGACGAACCAGGTCGGGTCGACAATTGCGATCGACTCGCAGGAGGTAATCGACTACTACCACAGCCACGCCGAGGAATTCTCGCTGCCGGAACAGGTGAACATCTATCACATTCTAAGCAGTCCACTCGGGTTTCGCCAGGGACGAGACTCGCTGCTGGTGGCGCGCTTCACGCGTGAGGACCTCGATGCTTTCGCCGAAGTGTTCGTTCATCGGCTCTATCAATTACTGGAGTACGGCGAGCCATTCCAGAACGTAGCGTTCAATTTCTCACACGATGTCATGTCTCGCGAGAAGGGGGGACATCTGGGGTGGACACGACGCGGAGTTTACGTGGACCCGTTCGATTCAATCGCCTTCTCGCTGCAGGATGGCGAGTACTCGGTGCCGTATAAGGATGCCGACGGATGGCATATGCTCTACCGGGCGGCTTATAATCCCGGCGGTCCCCAGCCGCTGGATTCGTCATGGGTATACACCAGAGCGTACAATGCGGTTTTCAACATAAAAGGCTCGGGCCGGGCGAACCGGATTGTGGACAGCCTTCGTAGCGCCGCCGTATTCGAGTACAACGACCTGTTGCTGACCGATACGATTGTTCATCTCGTGGCGGATTCGGTTTGGGCGGCGGTTGTCAATAAGACCGACACGGTTGATTTTTTCCGGCTGAAGGGACTCGAGGACGACTACCGCAAGAGCTATCAGGTCAGCAACACTACTCCGGATATGCGTCGCCTTATGGTGATGCACGCGGCCGGCCCGCTCATAATCGTGCAGGCCGCCCGCAGCCTGGGGCTGGACACGCTCCCCAATCATCGGGCCACCGAGCGCCAGGTCTGGCGCGAAACTGTGAAAGCCCTGCGCCTGGCCTTGCTTTACAATCCTGACACCTGGGCGCCCAGCGATTCGGCCGTCGCGCAGTACTATCAAGAACATTACCACGTGTTCAACCCGCCTCTGTTCATTCGCGCCGAGCAGCTCCTGGTGCAGGAAGAAGAGCTGGCTCATTTCCTGCGCGAGCAGATACAATCGGGATTCACGCTGCCCTACCTGGCTGAATACTACGGCAGGGAAGAGGGGTATTCGGTTATCTATGAAAACATGGGCGTAGTTAAAGAGGGCTCGGTCGACCCAGTCTTGTTCGACGCGCTTCGGCGCACGCACGCCAGTCGGGTAACCAAGGTCGTGAGAACACCGCGCGGCTATCATATCGCCAGAGTGTTGGAACGGGAGTATCCGCAGTCGCTGGACATGGCGGCGGGAGCGATTCGCAGCTTGCTGATCGAGCAGTATCGGCGGCAAAAGTGGTTCGATTTCCGCGATGAACTATTTCGCAAGCAGCAGGTGCGGTTTCCGGGAGTGCTTCCGCCGTTCGAGCTTCCGCGCCTCTCCCAGAGGAATCACCCGCGTACCCTGCCCAGACCAAGCAGTGACTCCTACTTCTGAGCATACCACGGCCGGTGAGATCCCCTTCTCCCAGGAACTCTGGCGGAAAGGGACTCACATGGCAGCCCTCGTGATCCCGACGGGCTATTATGTCCTCGGACTGTCTCCCCGCCAGGCCCTGGCCATTCTGATCCCGATCGCGCTGGCGATGCTCCTGATCGATATCTCGCGCCTTCGTCAATGGGCCTTCTGGCGGAATTTCGCCTCGCGGATTGGCGGCCAAATGGTGCGCGGTCATGAGCAGCTCGGCGATTTCACCGGCGCCACGTACATTCTCATCTCAGTGTGTATGACTATTGCGATGTACAGCAAGCCGGTGGCGATCGCCGCGATCGCGTTCATCATAGTCGGCGATACCTTCGCCGCCCTGGTCGGACGCAAGTTCGGCCGGCACCGGTTTGGGCGCAAATCTGTCGAGGGTTCCGTGGCGTGCCTGGTAGGCACGGCTCTGGTCGCAGTGCTTGCGCCTGGTTTGACTTTGACGGTCGCTTTGGTGGGGGCGACTGTGGCCACGATCACCGAAGCAGTCTCGCTCAAAGTAGACGATAACATCAGCGTGCCGATTGTCTCAGGTCTGGCGATGACATTACTCCAGAGGATACTCGAAAGCAGCTGACAGAATTCAACCGCGCATCTAACTCTTTTGGATACAACAAGTTGCGCGGCTTCCGTTCGGCTATGTTCAGAACTCTGCGTAGTGGACCGATTTTCTTCAAGATTTTGTTGGCGTCAATTTTGAGGGGGGCGTATAATCTATGTAGAGCATGGAGCTCAAACCGGAAACTTTTCACACGGTACTGGAGGTGTACTTGTGTCCAAAGGCCGAGTCAAATATTTCAACGAGAACAAAGGTTGGGGGTTGATTGCTGATCGTGAGTCGGATCGCGACATCTACGTTCATTACACTGCCATCAGGATGGACGGCTACAAGACTCTCAGAGAAGGACAGGAAGTCTTGTACGAAATCACCCATACTGATCGAGGCCCCCAGGCTCTCAATGTGACTCCGCAACTCTGATCAGTCAGTACAACTGTGAAACGCCTCTCCGGACTTCGGTCTGCGGGAGGCGTTTTTTTGTGCAGCGATCACCGCACGTTTCAGTCGTCAATTAGCTTAACAAAGGTCAACCGCGACGATATATTCCCGCCCATGAAAACTATCGATCTCCGCTCTGACACCGTTACCCGACCGTCGCCGGCCATGCGCCAGGCCATCGCCGCCGCGGAGGTTGGCGATGATGTCTTCGGCGACGACCCCACGGTCAAAGAACTTGAAAGGTATGTAGCCGGTCTGTTCGGGCGCGAGGCGGCGCTGTTCGTGCCGTCGGGCACGATGGCCAATCAAATCTGCCTCAATGTGCAGAGCCGCCCCGGCTGGGAGCTGCTCTGCGATCGGGAGTGCCACGTGGTCAACTATGAGGGTGGCGCGCCAGTCCTGCACTCTCAGCTACTGGTCAACCTGATCACGACCGAGCGCGGCATGATCACCGCCGACATGGTCCGCGCCCTCATTCGCCCAAAAAACCTGCATTGCCCCGAGACCAAAATGGTCGCCTTGGAGAACACGCACAACCATCACGGCGGGACTATTCTCCCACAGGATGAGATTGTCAAAGTCAGGGAGGTCTGTGATGAGTTCGGGCTGGTGTTTCACCTTGACGGCGCCCGCATCTGGAATGTCCATGTCGCCACGGGGCTTTCGCTGCCGGAATTGACTCGGCCGTTCGATTCGATCTCGTGCTGTCTCTCCAAGGGATTGGGGGCGCCGGTCGGGTCAATGGTGGTCGGATCCGAGGATTTGATTAACAAAGCGCGGCGCCGGCGCAAAATTCTTGGCGGCGGCATGAGGCAGGTCGGCATCCTGGCGGCGGCCGGTCTGTACGCGACGAAAAACAACATCCCGCGTCTGGCGGAAGATCACGCCAATGCCCGCTTCCTGGCGGAACGGCTGGCAGAGATTAGGGCCCTCGAGGTCGACATGTCCCGGGTGCAGACCAACATCATTCTGGTGAACATCGTTTCCGGCCAGAGTGCCGAGCAGGTGCTGGCCCTGGCTAAGGGTGTCGGGGTGCTTGCCGTTCCTTTCGGGCCAAAAACACTCCGTTTTGTCACTCATCTCGATGCCTCCCGCGCTGACTGCGAGGAGGCCGCCGGTCGGCTGGCCGAGGTGCTGGACCGATGACCCAGGATTCGTTTACCATTTTGGGGTCATCGTCGGGTCTCCCGCAGGCGAACCGCGCCTGCTCGGGGTATCTGTTGGACACGGGCGGCAGCCTCAGCCTGATCGACTGCGGGGGAGGAGTGACATCGTCGTTTCTAAGGCAGGGGTTTGACCCGTTGAAACTCGACCGGGTGTTTATAAGTCACACGCACTCGGATCACTGTTGCGAGCTTTCCCTCGTGATTCAGATGCTGCACGTGCTTCGGGCGAATCGGCGGCTCGACGTCTTCGTGCCCGACGAGTTTGTGCGCCCGTTTTTGTCCTGGCTCAACGCGGTCTATATGTTTCCGCAGCATCTCGCCCTCGACCTGCACATTCGGGGCTACGCTGACGGTTTCAGCTTCCAGGGCGACCGGTTCGAACTCACTGCTCATGCTAATCAGCACCTTGAGAAGGCCGCCGAGATAATCGAGCAATACGATATCCCCAATCGGATGCAGTGCCATTCGTTTAGGATTGCCACCGAGAAGGCGCGTCTTTTCTATTCGGCGGATATTGCCTCGTTCGAGGAAATCATCCCGCACCTGCGCGATCTTGACTACGCTCTCATAGAATCGACCCACATTGAGCTCAGCAAGCTGATCCAATACGCGAAGTCATCCTCCGTCAAAAAGTACATTCTAACCCATCTGGGCAGCCCCGAGGAGCTCGACACGCTTCGGGGGCGGATCGAGGCCGCCGGGGTGGGGGACATCACCCTGGCTGAGGACGGTCTCAGGCTGCAGCTTTGAGCAGCTTACTCAGGCCTATCTGACTGCACCGACGCTGTCGGGCTGAGCCGCCCGCGGCATGCGGAAAAAAAGACTCATCCTTCTCGACAATTGACGGGTAGAATAGGTTGAAATGGACCGTGTAATATTATGCTTG
This window of the Candidatus Zixiibacteriota bacterium genome carries:
- a CDS encoding ATP-binding protein, which codes for MFLPLRLATYVVLIAIVVAWMHYPRYLHFQVILYSFVTLAFAISLALEKRSRLTRVTQVLIALQFLLEITLETGIIFVTGNLHSPFSALFVLTIVSAALAYRVAGTLVVASVVSAAYVLAIWLGLSNVAGQFSVKVFETIFSSNDLAFYGILLHLLVFYLTAFISGYLAERLSHQERQLHDASSALKRARLETDDILRHLNSGLLTVDAAGRIIYFNRAAERILGYTEENVKGMPCTEVFSERMPELAACLMTGVLSRSSYPRRELEIVDTSNRRVPVGLSTSILTEDFGELRGVIAIFSDLTEAKELEQKVRNSDRLAAVGELSASIAHEIRNPLAAISGSVEVLQKELQLDGENHRLMALITKESQRLNKILSDFLTYARMGRPAYNKVELCHVVADIRELLRRHEAVADNITLGFETDESIAYVFGDEDLIRQLLMNLAINACESFDGRPGDVTFRLERGPGENVIRLSVGDNGPGIEPRLQEKIFQPFYSTKKSGTGLGLAIVHRICNALRLRLDLDSLPGEGTTFTVWFSSYTLGRSIAPGLTPTDERASVAPF
- a CDS encoding cold shock domain-containing protein gives rise to the protein MSKGRVKYFNENKGWGLIADRESDRDIYVHYTAIRMDGYKTLREGQEVLYEITHTDRGPQALNVTPQL
- a CDS encoding peptidylprolyl isomerase is translated as MRVCVGLGLTLVTCSLIFSGCGGPPPVGWDTLERLNYNVVEAEPGLRIPAKHLYELIYFSRVSSVGGPVSDSVIQAFRDSVTVDTLIGLTVDEFELGKHWYQYREYRDRTNAALEHLFWTNQVGSTIAIDSQEVIDYYHSHAEEFSLPEQVNIYHILSSPLGFRQGRDSLLVARFTREDLDAFAEVFVHRLYQLLEYGEPFQNVAFNFSHDVMSREKGGHLGWTRRGVYVDPFDSIAFSLQDGEYSVPYKDADGWHMLYRAAYNPGGPQPLDSSWVYTRAYNAVFNIKGSGRANRIVDSLRSAAVFEYNDLLLTDTIVHLVADSVWAAVVNKTDTVDFFRLKGLEDDYRKSYQVSNTTPDMRRLMVMHAAGPLIIVQAARSLGLDTLPNHRATERQVWRETVKALRLALLYNPDTWAPSDSAVAQYYQEHYHVFNPPLFIRAEQLLVQEEELAHFLREQIQSGFTLPYLAEYYGREEGYSVIYENMGVVKEGSVDPVLFDALRRTHASRVTKVVRTPRGYHIARVLEREYPQSLDMAAGAIRSLLIEQYRRQKWFDFRDELFRKQQVRFPGVLPPFELPRLSQRNHPRTLPRPSSDSYF
- a CDS encoding type II secretion system F family protein, which translates into the protein MPVFEYKGKTLAGAAVQGTMKANTRADLERVLRQNRIMVVSINKKAAEIDIKFGTGIKRVEISRFTRQFSTMIGAGLPMVQCLEILGAQTENKELAKVINQVREAVQGGATLSDAMKRHPKIFDELYTNMVEAGEVGGALDTILVRLAVYREKADQLIRKVKGAMVYPSVVMIVAALVTFGMLTFIVPVFAKMFAGLGAELPEPTKVVLAISHFLSSNILYLFFGSVGLLAVFLYWKRTPSGGMAVDKAMLRIPVLGNLVRKSSVARFTRTLATLLASGVSILEALDITAKTAGNKVVARAINRSVVAIAEGDTITGPLKTSGVFPPMVIQMIGVGEKTGGLDEMLNKIADFYDEEVDAAVSALTSVIEPVIIVFMGIVIGGIMIAMYLPMFDIIGKFN
- a CDS encoding phosphatidate cytidylyltransferase, coding for MAALVIPTGYYVLGLSPRQALAILIPIALAMLLIDISRLRQWAFWRNFASRIGGQMVRGHEQLGDFTGATYILISVCMTIAMYSKPVAIAAIAFIIVGDTFAALVGRKFGRHRFGRKSVEGSVACLVGTALVAVLAPGLTLTVALVGATVATITEAVSLKVDDNISVPIVSGLAMTLLQRILESS
- a CDS encoding GntG family PLP-dependent aldolase; its protein translation is MKTIDLRSDTVTRPSPAMRQAIAAAEVGDDVFGDDPTVKELERYVAGLFGREAALFVPSGTMANQICLNVQSRPGWELLCDRECHVVNYEGGAPVLHSQLLVNLITTERGMITADMVRALIRPKNLHCPETKMVALENTHNHHGGTILPQDEIVKVREVCDEFGLVFHLDGARIWNVHVATGLSLPELTRPFDSISCCLSKGLGAPVGSMVVGSEDLINKARRRRKILGGGMRQVGILAAAGLYATKNNIPRLAEDHANARFLAERLAEIRALEVDMSRVQTNIILVNIVSGQSAEQVLALAKGVGVLAVPFGPKTLRFVTHLDASRADCEEAAGRLAEVLDR
- a CDS encoding MBL fold metallo-hydrolase yields the protein MTQDSFTILGSSSGLPQANRACSGYLLDTGGSLSLIDCGGGVTSSFLRQGFDPLKLDRVFISHTHSDHCCELSLVIQMLHVLRANRRLDVFVPDEFVRPFLSWLNAVYMFPQHLALDLHIRGYADGFSFQGDRFELTAHANQHLEKAAEIIEQYDIPNRMQCHSFRIATEKARLFYSADIASFEEIIPHLRDLDYALIESTHIELSKLIQYAKSSSVKKYILTHLGSPEELDTLRGRIEAAGVGDITLAEDGLRLQL